Part of the Candidatus Paceibacterota bacterium genome, CCGAGTCCAGAAAGAATCGGCCTCATGACTTTCATCGGAGCCGACACAAGGACGAAGATGAGAATCTGCGTCCTGATTCGTTTCGAAGACAAGTATTGGGGCGATGAACTCGTGCCCCAAACTCTCCAAGAGGTTTTCGGGACGAAGTGCTACCTCCTGCATGGGAGTAATCTCGATTGTGAACTAAGAGGCATCTGCACGTACGTTCTTGACCGACCACTTCGAGGTAGCCGCAGCCTTATCTACAAGATCGCCAACAAGTTTGCCGACGCTTTCGCTCGAGGGATGATTGCTCGAGCTCAAGATACTCTGATGGCTGTACATGGGTAAGTTCACCCGCCTCCTGCAGGACAAAATCCGCAGGGGGCGGGTTTTGTTTTTATTTATCCACAGGTTTTACTTGCACGGTGAACTAGGGTTCACTTATAATATTTACATTAGTAAGTTAGTCAAAATATTATGAACACAATAAGTCTGAAAAAGAGGATCAGGAGAGAGTTGGAGAATTTAAATGACAAGATCGATGCTAAGATTGTGAGAGGGAGGTCGTATGCTTGGGAAGCGAGAAAGCATAAAGAGTTGCTTTGCCAACTTTATAATTTGAATAGGCAAGCTGTAAGTGGCAGTTGGTTCGGAGCTTTTTCCACCTTTCGTTTTTAGATTGAAATGTATTTGCAATGCCATTTTTAGAAAATAAAAACAAAATAATAAACTTCTATCGGAAGCATAAACGTATGCCAGGGTATAAGGAGATGCTTTCTCTTTTCCAATTCAAGTCTAAAAATGCTGTATACAAGCTTATTAATAAATTAGTGGAGGAAGGAGTGGTAGAGAAGGATTCGAATGGCAGAATTTTGCCTCGGAGACTCGTGGGCGAGGTACCACTCCTTGGCCTTGTTGAAGCCGGCATGCCATCAGTGGCTGAAGAACAGGCGCTCGATACCATAAGTATCTCCGAAATGCTGGTGAAAAATCCTGACTCGACTTATCTACTTGAAGTAAAAGGGGACTCTATGATAGAAGAGGGAATACACGAAGGTGATTTTGTTGTGGCTGAGCGCAAAGATGATGCCAAAGATGGCGATATCGTCATCGCTGAAGTCGATGGTGGGTGGACCATGAAATTTCTTCGCAAAAAGGGTAGCCAAATTTATTTAGAACCAGCCAACAAAAAATATAAGCCGATTTATCCTGAATACGATTTAAAAATTGCTGCCATCGTCAAAGGAGTGATCCGAAAGTACTGATTTGAGGCCTCTTCTCTCTAGCCTTTATTTACTTCAGATTTGATATAGAATAGCTGAATGCAGAAAAGTAAAATATCAAAAATTCAAAACGAAACTAAGAAGTTGCTCATTTACCTAAATAAGGAGTATCTAAGGCTTCATGCCGCATATGAAAATTACTTCTGGATCTCTTATATGGGGGATCATTCTATTGATAAAAAGAAGGACACTGCCTTGAAGGAACTTGATACTTTCAAATCAAACCATAAACTTTTTGATCAAGTCAAAATTTTGATCGAGAATAATAAATTAACTAAAGAGGATAAAGAAAAACTCAATGCTTGGACAAAATTTTTTAATTGTTATCAAACACCGAAGCATCTGAATATATTGAAAGACAAAATATCGAAGTTAGAGACGAAGATGGGTAAAGTGGCTACTACTAGAAAAGAAGGCTATATAGATCCACACAGCAATAAATTTGTGGAAGCCTCATCACATAAAATGCGTGGTATGTTGCGCACCGAAAAAGATGAAAATTTGCGTAAGGCCTTTTTTCTCGGAGGAGAAAAGCTTGCTTACAGTAATATAAAGAATTACGTTAAGTATGTCGGCCTCCTAAACCAGTATGCTATCGGTTTAGGATTCGCTGATTTCTATGAATATAAGATTTTTACAGAAGAGGGGATGACCAAAAATGAGCTTTTCAAAATATTTGATCATCTATATAAAAAAACCAAATTTGCTTTTACAAGTATAAGAAAACTTGAAAAGAAAATACCGGGACTTAGAAAGCCGTGGAACTTTTCTTATATGATGGCAGGCGATTTCACTATGGAGGAAGATCAGTATTTCCCGTTCGAAGAAGCGTTAATACGATGGGGTAAATCATTTGCTGCATTAGGGATAGATTTCAGAGGAAGTTCCATCAATCTAGATCTGCTCGACAGAAAGGGTAAGTATAGTAATGGCTTTTGTCATTGGCCCGTACCTATTCATTATAAAGATGGAAAACGGATCACTGGTTTATCTAATTTTACTTGTAATGTTGTGTATGGTCAGGTGGGTTCTGCTGTGCCAGGCTACAACACACTGTTCCACGAAGGAGGTCATGCGGCGCATTTACTTAACTCTGAACAGACCGAAGTATGTCTTAATCATGAATATCCTCCCATGTCGACTGCCTGGGCAGAAACTCACAGTATGTTTCTCGATACTTTGTATAGCAGTTATGAGTGGAGGTCGCGATACGCTAAAAATCAGAAAGGAGAAATATATCCATTTGAGTTATTTAAAAGAAAAATCGAACGCCTTTCGATTTTGAGACCTCTTGGTTTAAATTCGATTATGGCTATCTGTAATTTCGAGAAAATAGTTTATGAAGAGAAAAAACTCACAACCGATAAGGTAATCAAAGCTGCTAAAAAAATTTGGAAGAAATATCAGGACTATTCTGAAGATTCACTCAGAATTTTAACTGTACCGCATATCTATAGCTGGTCCTCAACTTGCTCCTATCACGGCTATGGCTTAGCAGAACTCGCCCTCACTCAATGGAGAGAATACTTTTACGATAAGTATGGATATATTGTCGATAACCCTAAAGTAGGAGAGGAGATGGCAAGAGTTTGGAAGCTCGGAGCGTCAAAAAATTTTAAAGATTTTGTAAAAATAATGACTGGTAAAAAATTATCAGCTAACGCCTGGCTCAAAAACACTACTAAGAGCTTGCCTCAAATACTCAAATTAGCAAAAGACAGGGCTCTAAGACTGAAGAAGGTTCCCCAACTAAACGGACCGATTAAATTGAATGCGAAGATAAGGATGCTTTCAGGGAAGAAAAACATTACCGATAATTCAAAGAGTTTCGAAGATATGGCAAGCAAGTATGCTGTTTGGCTCAAGACTAAGAGAATAAAATAGCCTACTTCGCTTCAAATTGAGCTTGGACTCCATCCCAGAAGCCATCGCCATCACTATCACGCAATTTCGGATCGGTTTTGATACAGGTTTCTTCTTGGCTATCGGAGAGACACTCTTCTAAATAATCGTCCATACCATCGAAGTCGAGGTCGTCGGTATATGTTTTGATCATTGATTGCAGTTCTTCGACAGGGCGAGGATTTTCTTTATCCTTCACCATGAAGGTGCCTTGCCATGGTTTGAAAGCCACTAATTTTATTTCACCTTCTGATTTTAGAAAATATATTATCTGACGCATTCTAATAATAGTATCTTCCGTGTCCTGTTCATCCCAATTAGTTACTAACACAAGTTGTTTTTCATCACTCCAAACATTTTTAAAATTGCTTTTATTGAATTCCCCACCTATTAAAGCTACTGTGTCCATCCTAGTTTTACAATCATCACTTTCAGGGGAATCTTCACATACAGAGGAAAGATGGTGAGCCAGTGTTTTCATTCTTTCTAAATCATGCTCTCTGGAAGCAGTAAGATAATCCTGGAAAACATTCCAAGCTTTCCCTTTTTCACTTATGTAAGTATCGTAGGCAAAGAATAGGGCGATAGCTATAGCTAGCAGCGCGATCACGGATACGATTCTTTTCTCGTTGCTTAGATTTTCGTTCATATTGGGATGAGCATAACATATTTTAATGAAATTAAAACTGGACAAAATAACTTTGAGGATATATCATGGTGTTCTGTTTTTATTAAAAGCGTAATCAAAATAAATGATTGGAACATGTACTTGCGGAGCAACTGACGTAGAATTGAATGAAGACGGCCTTTGTGCTGCTTGCGTAGCTAAAGCTGCTGCAGCTGATGTCGAGGAAGATGCAGGAGACGAAGCTGCTGAATAATTTCAGTTTCTCAAAAACAAAAACCACTTTCTTATCTGAAAGTGGTTTTTGTTTTGGAATATTATTTTAATCATATCTCTTCTTTACTTTTCTTTTTTATAATATATTGTGAATTTGGAGTCGGACCTATAATTCCGATAATGAAACTTGAAAGGAAATCGTATGATACGAGACCAGGCTGGCTGGATACGGGTATACCAAGAACTGGATGCTCTTTTCATTCATGATGGGAACGTAAACCGTCCCCATCCACTACTTACTTCGGGGCTCCACTCTCCCGACTTTTTCAACAGCCGAGAGGTGATCCCACACGAACATTTTCTTCGTAATGCCGCTTACGACCTCGCCGAGCTTTTCGTGCAAGAGCGAGGCAACACTGAACGGATCGATCGTGTCGTCGGTCCTCAAACAGGGGCGACGAAGCTCTCTGAACTGCTACACAATGTGGTGGGCATCTTGAGGGAAAGGCCTTGCAACTGGGCTTCTCCCGCAAAGGCGGAGGAAGACGGAAAAAAGATGATGGTGTTTAGCGACCCTGAACGATGCGTAAAACCAGGCGAATATGTGCTTCTCTGCGAAGACGTAGTCACTACTGGTGGAAGCATCGAGCTCACGGTCCGTGCTTCGGAGGAAAAAGGAGGGACCATCCTACCTTTTGTCCTGACGCTGGTGAACCGTTCAGGCCTTGCCGAAATCGATGGTAGGAAGATCGTGGCTCTCATCAATCACCCGATCCCGATGTGGGAACCGGAAAAATGTTGGCTTTGCCAAGCGGGTTCCGAAGCCATCAAGCCGAAAGAACCTGGCAACTGGGCACGTTTGAACGCCAACTACTAATACTCTCAACCACGAAAGGAAAGAATATGAAGACACTAACACCGGCGAAACGATTGATCGTTGCTGCCGACTTCAAGCCCGAACCTGGCCAATTTCGTATCGAAGATTGGGTACGATGTCAGGTTATCGCTCTGGCCGTTAAACTGAAAGGGACAGGGGTTTGTCTGAAAGTGAACTCCGCGCTCCGTATCTGCGGGTACGACCTTATCCGTCAGATCAACAACTGTGGTCTCGATGTATTCGCTGATCTGAAGTTCAAGGATATCAGCGAAACTTTGACCATCGACGGTATGTTTTTGGGTCCTTACCAACCCAAATTCGTGACAGTCTGTTGTGACGCTGGCTTGAATGCTATGCGTGCTTTCAAAGCTGCAATACCGAGTGGAGTAGAAGTCCTTGGTGTGACGGCCTTGACTACTTTCGACGACGACGAGTCCTACGCTATATATGGTTGCCCTGTCGAAGAAGCAGTCGATCGTCTTGCCAAGCGAGCCATTGAAGCTGGTCTCGATGGCTTCATCGCTTCTGGAAAAGAAGCTCCGTCACTGCGAGCGGTTATAGGCAATGTCATGACGATCAACACGCCGGCAATCCGTCCTCTCTTTGCAAAGGTTGTCGGGGACGATCAGAACAAGAAACGTAGCATGACTCCGGCGGAAGCAATCGAGGCTGGAGCCGATCGCATCATCGTCGGCCGTCCCATCACACAGGCTAACAACCCTCTGGAAGCCGCTTGGGACACAATCAGCGAAATCGCTACGACAACGGCGACTTGATCGAGCATGAGATTTTCTGAAGTTTTTCGGCCCCCACTAAGTTGTGGGGGCTGATTGTTTGATACAATACGATTATGTTCAACAGTCTTTTACCTCAAACTTGGGATAAGGTGCATCATGCTTATATTTTGTCAGGAGTGGAAGCTGATTCAGTTTGGAAAGAACTTTCCAATTTAGGATTTCTTAAAAGAGGCAACGCTGATGCTAAATACGAAGAATTTGAAACTCTAGGAGTGGATGAGGCCAGAGCTTTGACCGATTGGGCTTTGATGAAGCCGATCGCAGGGGATAGAAAAGTGGCGGTAATCGATATCACTTCTACTTTTACTACTGAAGCCCAAAACGCTTTATTGAAACTTTTTGAAGAGCCACCTCAAGGAACTTATTTTTTCCTTATTTTACCAAATACCGCTTCTGTCCTGTCCACACTTCTTTCTCGTGTCCGGATAATACAAAAAGAAAAGGAATCAGAAATAAATAAAAAATACGAAGTTTTTATGCCAGGCACGGTAGCTGAAAGATTTAAAATAATAACCCCGATCATAAAAAGTAAAGATAAGGAAAGAGCTAGAGAATTCATAAGATTTCTAGAATCTAAAACAACAAATATCGAGGCCGAGAAAGTAATTGAAGCTGAGAAATATTTAAGTAGCCGAGGAGCTTCGATGAAGATGATACTGGAGTATTTGGCTGTTTCGCTGTAATATTGTATTTATGTTTAACTTCGGACCGACAAAGGACAAGGTAAAAGAAGTAGAGGAATGGCTTCAAAAAGAATTCTCCCAAATTCGTACTGGTCGAGCCTCTCCTTCAATACTCGATTCGGTACAGGTGCAAGCCTATGGCTCGCGGATGCAACTTCGAGAACTTGCTTCAGTGCTAGTCGAAGATCCAAGAACAATAAGAGTCGAGCCTTGGGATAAATCGCAAGGTAAGGAAATCGAGAAGGCTGTTATTGCCTCAAACTTAGGGTTGTCGGTAAATGTCGATGATAAAGGTCTAAGGATTATTTTCCCGGAGCTTACAAGCGAAAGGCGAGAACAATTTGTGAAGGTTGCCAAACAAAAACTCGAAGAAGCTAGGATCTCTCTCCGCAGTATACGTGATAAAGTCTGGGATGAAATCCAAGCTAAGGAAAAACAGGGAGGTATGGGTGAAGATGAAAAGTTTAGACTAAAAGATGATCTGCAAAAAATAGTGGATGATACCAACACTAAACTAGACGAATTATTAGAAAGGAAGGTTTTAGAAATTTCTAATTAATCTAGCTGTTCTAATTCTCCTAAAATTTAATGGGCATCATAATTTTTATTATTGTCTTGAGCGTCCTCGTCATCGTCCACGAGTTGGGACATTTTATTGCTGCGAAGAGAGCTGGTGTGAGAGTAGATGAATTTGGCCTCGGCTTTCCTCCCAAGATGGTGACCTTATTTAAGCAAGGAGAAACAGCTTTTACTCTGAATTGGATTCCATTTGGAGGTTTTGTAAAAATTTTTGGGGAAAATTATGATTCTGAATCCAATTTTACTTTACAGCAAAAGAAAAAATTTACCGAAGTCAGTAAAGTTTGGCAGGTCGTGATACTTGTCGCTGGTGTCACCTTCAATATGATTTTGGCCTGGTTGCTTTTTTCTGGGAGCTTCATGATCGGTATGCCTTATTCGGTTGAGAATGAATTGGGCGCTAGAGTATCAGAGCCTCGGCTTACAATAGTTTCTGTTATGTCTGATTCGCCTGCTTTTAGAGCGGGGCTTAAAACGGGCGATATCGTAACTAATTTTGGGTATAAAGATGAGTCTAGAAATGTAATTTTACAAAAGATTGATCCTGACACTTTATCGAGCTTTATAAGCCAATCAGGTGAGCCAATAGAACTTCATATAAAAAGAGGTGGATTTGATTCGATCATAGAGTTGACTCCGACTGAAAATGTCGCAAGCAGGAGGTTTGTCATAGGTATAAGTATGGATATGGTCGGTATCCTTAAACTTCCACCGCATACTGCTTTGTGGGAAGGAGCTAAAATCACGCTTGTTATGTTTAAGGAGACAGTCAAAGGCTTAGGATCCCTCCTGTTTGATGCCGTGCGTGGTAGAGCTGATTTATCGCAAGTTACTGGCCCAGTCGGAATCGTAGGTATTGTCGGTGACGCATCGATTTTGGGTTTCGTCTACATTCTCACTCTCACAGCTTTCATTTCGATCAACTTAGCTATCATAAATTTAGTACCCATTCCCTCACTCGACGGTGGACGTGTACTGTTTGTTATTATCGAAGCTATAAAAGGTTCGCCCATCAGCACTCGTGTTTTCAATGCCGCAAATTCTATAAGCTTCGTTCTCCTTATTCTTGCGATGATTCTCATTACTATTCGTGATGTTGGTAATTTGTTTTAATAGGATTCTTTGCTAATATTTTGAATATGCGACAGTCACAACTATTTACTAAAACGAGAAGGGAAGCACCGTCTGATGAAGTGAGTAAAAATGCAGCACTTCTTATTAGAGCTGGATTTATAAATAAAGAAATGGCTGGGGTGTATGACTATTTGCCTCTTGGCCTTCGTGTATTACATAAAATCGAAAATATTATACGCGATGAAATGAATGCTTTGGGTGGTCAGGAAGTGCTTATGTCGACACTACAGAGAAAAGAATTATGGGAAAAGACAAATAGATGGAACGATGAAATTATCGATGTTTGGTTTAAAACAAATTTAAAAAATGGTGGGGAGCTCGGTCTTGGGCCGACACACGAAGAACCGATTACGAATATGGTGGAGCAATTCGTTCCTTCTTATAGGAATTTGCCGTTTTCTGTATATCAATTTCAAAATAAATTTAGAAATGAAATCAGGGCTAGTAGTGGGGTGATAAGAACCCGCGAATTTGTAATGAAAGATCTATATTCTTTTCATGAGAGTGACAAGTCACTCGACCAATTTTATGAAAAAGTCTCTGATGCTTATGTAAATATTTTTGAAAAATGTGGTATAGGAAAAAATACTTACAAGACTTTTGCTTCAGGTGGAGTTTTTAGTAAATACTCGCACGAATTCCAGACAGTTTCTGATGCCGGAGAGGATACAGTCTATATTAATGAAGAAAGTAAGGTTGCGATAAATAAAGAAGTCTACAATGATGAAGTTCTTTTCGATCTAAAAATAGACAAATCAAAACTCGTTGAGAAAAAATCTATAGAGGTAGGTAATATATTTAAGCTGGGTGTTAAATTCTCCGAACCCTTGTCGTGTAAATTTAAAAATGAATCTGGTGAAGATATGCCTGTGGTCATGGGGTGCTATGGTATAGGGCCAGCTCGTGTACTAGGTACTATTGTAGAAACTCTTTCTGATGAAAAAGGTATTGTTTGGCCTAAGGAAGTGGCTCCGTTCGATGTTCACTTGCTTAGACTAGGTGAGACTGAAGAAGTGAAAGTAAAAGCAGAAGAAATTTATAAAAAACTTTCAGAAAAGGTAGAAGTGCTTTATGATGATCGCGATTTGAGAGCTGGGGAAAAATTTGCTGACGCTGATCTCTTGGGAGTGCCAATACAAGTGATTGTCGGTGAAAAAGGCCTAAAAGAAAACACCCTGGAAATAAAAGATAGGAAGACGGGTGAAGTAAAAAATATCCACATGGACGAGCTTCATTCTATCGTGTAGGCTTGTTTAGCATGCACTGGTTACTCTCAAAAATAGCTGGATTTAAAGGACTACTTCACAATGAAATTGGTATTGATCTCGGGACTGCAAATACCCTAGTTTATGTCCAAGGGAAAGGGGTAATTATAAATGAACCTTCTGTTGTGGCGGTGAACCAGAAGACTGGGCAGGTTGTGGCTGTGGGCACTGAAGCTCACAATATGCTTGGACGTACACCTGCTCACATCGTAGCTGTGAAGCCTCTTGTCGACGGAGTGATTTCTGATTTTGAAGTTACGGAGGAAATGATTGCTTACCTCCTCAATAAAGCTGAAAGAGGAGTGAAGAAAATTTTTGGCCCCAAAGTTGTAGTTGGTGTACCTTCCGGGATTACAAATGTAGAAACTCGTGCGGTTCGAGATGCGGTGCGTTCTGCTGGAGCAAGTGAAGTTTATATCGTGGAAGAGCCTATGGCTGCCGCCATAGGCTTGCGTTTGCCGGTACTTGAACCGGTGGGCTCTATGATAATAGATATGGGCGGAGGTACGACTGACATAGCGGTCATCTCGCTCGGAGGGGTTGTTTCCTCAAAAAACTTGAGAGTAGCTGGCGATAAATTAAACAGTGACATATCAAGTTATGTCAGGAGTGAGTTCAAGATTTTGATTGGAGAAAAAACTGCTGAAAACGCCAAAGTATCCATTGGTAATTTGGTGATGAAAGGAATTGGAGAAGAATGCAAAGTCAAAGGGCGCGATTTAGTTACTGGTTTGCCTCGTGAAGTGGTGATCACCGATTCTGACGTGCGCGAAGCTATATCATTTTCTATTGCGGCTATTATCGAAGCTTGCAAAGAAGTACTTGAGGCCACTCCTCCTGAGATTCTTTCTGATGTTATGCAAAGAGGGATTTATTTTTGTGGTGGCGGGGCACTCATAAGAGGCTTTGCCGACGTTTTAGAGGAAGAGTTAAAAATTCCGATACACGTCGCGACTGACCCTGTGGCGACCGTAGCTCGCGGCTGCGGTATAATCCTTGAAAATATGGGTATGTACCAAGAAGTACTCATATCGGAAGACAATGACTTACCCCCTCATCAAACATAAATATAACGATCGAGCACGTAATAAATTTTACGGCATTCTGTCTTTGGTCATTATTTGTACGACAGTTTTCTATTTATGGAAAGGTGATCTTGCTCCTTTGTTTATTCAGGTTCTTTCCCCGATCTCAAAGTCTCTTCGGTCCACCGGAAGTAGTATTTTCTCTTGGGCTAAGGTGCTTATTCCGTACTCTCCCATCTTAGAAGAAAATAATAGACTGAAAGAGGAAGCAATAAATTTGAGGCAAGAATTTTTTGATCTTAATCGAGAGAAGGTAGAAAATCAGACACTTCGACAGGCACTCGATCAGAAAGAGGCTAATTATATTCCGACTAAAATAATTTTAGCTGCCCCACAAACTCCTTTTGGAACAGTCGTGGTCGATAAAGGGTCGCTTGATGGTGTGTCGGTAGGTGATCGAGTGCTTCTATCTCGCAAAGTTTCTCTTGGCGTGGTTGGAGAAGTTGAAGAAAAAAATTCTAAGGTTATTACCCACTATTCTCCAGGTATGAAGACATCTGCGATTGCCGAAAGGAGTGGGGTGGTACTTGAGCTTACTGGAACTGGTAATGCTTTCGCTCTCGAAGTGCCTCTTGATATGGAAATGAGGGAAGGTGATGTTTTTTCCTTGCCAGGCTCACAGGATTTTGTTGTCGCAATTGTGGTGTCGATTAAGCCTGATCAAGCAGCTTCTTTTTCTAAAGTTTTTCTGTCCCCCCCTTTTAACCTTCTTGGTAATTCTGTCTTATTCATAGAAACAGGGGATTAATTATGAATAATATATTTTCCCCAGTAATTTTTTTCTTTCTTGTCTTTGTTCCACTATCTATAATTTGGTGGCTATTTTTCCCCCTGGCTCTAATATCTATTTTTATATTTCAGCGAATCTACGTTAGTATTTTTGCTGGATTTGTATTAGATGTCGTATACTTTGGTGGTTCTCTTTTGGACTTTCCCGTCATGACCATGATTTGTTTTGGGATAACGATCCTTTTCATCTCATTAAGAGACAAAATACGATTCGATGCTTTCTAAAATAAAGAAAAAAATATTATCGACCTTTAGTGGCAAGAAGTATTCATTCATTTATCCAGATGAGGTTTTTCTTGATTCTAGAAATCTGCCTGATTTCGATAAACACCAATTTGAAGGGAGGATCGAACGTCCCATACTTTTTAGAAGTTTTGTTTCTTTCTATGTTATATGTTTCGTAGCAGTTTTGTTTTTCGTATATACTCTTTGGGATTTGGGTATAAGTAAAGGTAAAGTTTACGCAGAGATAAGTCAGAACAATAGCTTACGGCATGATCCTATACTTGCTCCTCGTGGAGTGATATATGATCGTAACGGAAAAATACTTGTTTCAAATTCGATTGTCGAAGAGTCGGAAGATTTTCCCAGAAGAATTTATCTCGAAAAATTCGGCTTTTCCCATTTACTTGGTTTTATAAAATATCCTGCTAAAGATTCATCTGGTTTTTATTTCAGGGAAGAATATGAGCCACAAGATGGTGTAGAGATTTTATTTAACGAAGTACTTGCTGGTCGTAATGGTCTTAAGATTTCAGAGAATGATGTTTCTGGAAATTTGGTGAGTGAGAGCCTCATTGACCCTTCTTTAGCTGGGGACAGTTTACAATTAGCTGTGGACTTAAGGATACAGGAAAAGATGTATCAAGAAATAAAAAGTCTTTCTGAAAGAGTAGGTTTCCTGGGGGGGGCTGGTATTATTATGGATGTAAACTCAGGTGAAATACTAACTCTTACGAGCTACCCTGAATACGATTCACAGCTTATGACTGATGGCCAGGCTTCTTCGACTATAAGAACCTATTCTACGGACAATGCCAAACCTTTCTTGAATCGTATTATTTCTGGGCTGTATACTCCCGGCTCAGTTGTTAAACCTTTTCTAGCTTTTGGAGCTCTTGAGGAGGGAGTCATTTCTCCTGAAAAAGAAATAGTAAGTACTGGTAAACTTGTCGTGCCGAACCCTTATTTTCCAGATCAACCTTCCATATTTCTTGATTGGAAAGCCCACGGTGCTGTTGATATGCGTAAAGCGATTGCTGTATCGTCGAATGTGTATTTTTATGAAGTGGGAGGGGGTTTCGCCTCACAGAAAGGGCTTGGTATAGAAAAAATAGAAAAGTATTTTAGGAAATTTGGTCTGAGTCAGTTGACTGGTGTAGGTACTCTAGATGAAGCTGTTGGCAATATTCCCAATCCAGAATGGAAAGAAAAAAATTTTCCCGGGGAACCTTGGCGGCTGGGGGATACATATAACACTGCTATAGGTCAATATGGTATGCAGGTGACACCTCTTCAAATAGTGCGTGCTATTGCCGCTATTGCAAATGGTGGGGTTTTAGTAACTCCAGGATTCGAAAAGAAAGCGACTACTTCAGTACCGATCGGCCAGAGGATAAGTGGCAAAGAAGAACATTACCAAATTATTCGTGAAGGTATGCGCATGTCGGTTACTCTAGGTACTTCAAAAGGGCTTGATATGAGTTCTGTCGCTATCGCTGGTAAAACTGGAACTGCTCAACTTGGGACTTCGAAATCATTTGTCAATTCTTGGACTACGGGTTTCTTCCCGTATGAAAATCCTCGCTATGCTTACCTTGTAGTTATGGAACATGGTCCTTCTACTAATCTTACTGGCGCCACCTTCGTCATGCGTCAGGTAATGGACTTTATGGTTGCTAATACTCCAGAATATTTAAAATAAAATTAGTAATTATATTTTAAGATTGCAATATTAAATCAATAATATTTTTGAGTTGAGAATATGGGTAAGCTCCATTTACTGGATAGGTGTCGCCATTTTTAGTATCGATAATTATTGAAAACGGAGTGCCCTCGGCACCTGCTTTAAAGGCATCATCTACATCAGATTTTACTTTTGTTGCGTATTTACCACTTTCAAGGCAGGCATTAAATTTTTCTGACGAAAGACCTACCTGTTTTGCTACATTTGTAAGTTCCGAAGCGGGAAGGTTGTTGTTTGAAGGTGTAATTTCGTAAATACGATTTGTGTACTCCCAAAACTTTGCATTACCGCCCAATTCCCCAGCACACTCAAGAGCTTCTGCTTCCTTTGGAGCTTTGGAGTGTAGTTCGGCAATTGGTAGATGTCGGTATATCCAAGACATATCACCATTCGTGCCGTATTCAGTCATAATAGCCCTTAGAGTTTTGTGAAATTCTTTACAGAATGGACACTCGGTATCAGAGTACTCTACTATAATAACTCGTGCACTGGGATTTCCAAGAAGATGGTCGTTTGGATCTATTGCCTCCATATTTGAAGCCTGCTTTATCGCTTCATCTATCGTTTTTTCTTCAATATCTCCAGAATTTTTTGACATGTACAATCCTCCACCAATG contains:
- a CDS encoding M3 family metallopeptidase translates to MQKSKISKIQNETKKLLIYLNKEYLRLHAAYENYFWISYMGDHSIDKKKDTALKELDTFKSNHKLFDQVKILIENNKLTKEDKEKLNAWTKFFNCYQTPKHLNILKDKISKLETKMGKVATTRKEGYIDPHSNKFVEASSHKMRGMLRTEKDENLRKAFFLGGEKLAYSNIKNYVKYVGLLNQYAIGLGFADFYEYKIFTEEGMTKNELFKIFDHLYKKTKFAFTSIRKLEKKIPGLRKPWNFSYMMAGDFTMEEDQYFPFEEALIRWGKSFAALGIDFRGSSINLDLLDRKGKYSNGFCHWPVPIHYKDGKRITGLSNFTCNVVYGQVGSAVPGYNTLFHEGGHAAHLLNSEQTEVCLNHEYPPMSTAWAETHSMFLDTLYSSYEWRSRYAKNQKGEIYPFELFKRKIERLSILRPLGLNSIMAICNFEKIVYEEKKLTTDKVIKAAKKIWKKYQDYSEDSLRILTVPHIYSWSSTCSYHGYGLAELALTQWREYFYDKYGYIVDNPKVGEEMARVWKLGASKNFKDFVKIMTGKKLSANAWLKNTTKSLPQILKLAKDRALRLKKVPQLNGPIKLNAKIRMLSGKKNITDNSKSFEDMASKYAVWLKTKRIK
- a CDS encoding aminoacyl--tRNA ligase-related protein — its product is MRQSQLFTKTRREAPSDEVSKNAALLIRAGFINKEMAGVYDYLPLGLRVLHKIENIIRDEMNALGGQEVLMSTLQRKELWEKTNRWNDEIIDVWFKTNLKNGGELGLGPTHEEPITNMVEQFVPSYRNLPFSVYQFQNKFRNEIRASSGVIRTREFVMKDLYSFHESDKSLDQFYEKVSDAYVNIFEKCGIGKNTYKTFASGGVFSKYSHEFQTVSDAGEDTVYINEESKVAINKEVYNDEVLFDLKIDKSKLVEKKSIEVGNIFKLGVKFSEPLSCKFKNESGEDMPVVMGCYGIGPARVLGTIVETLSDEKGIVWPKEVAPFDVHLLRLGETEEVKVKAEEIYKKLSEKVEVLYDDRDLRAGEKFADADLLGVPIQVIVGEKGLKENTLEIKDRKTGEVKNIHMDELHSIV
- the frr gene encoding ribosome recycling factor, which translates into the protein MFNFGPTKDKVKEVEEWLQKEFSQIRTGRASPSILDSVQVQAYGSRMQLRELASVLVEDPRTIRVEPWDKSQGKEIEKAVIASNLGLSVNVDDKGLRIIFPELTSERREQFVKVAKQKLEEARISLRSIRDKVWDEIQAKEKQGGMGEDEKFRLKDDLQKIVDDTNTKLDELLERKVLEISN
- a CDS encoding site-2 protease family protein, with translation MGIIIFIIVLSVLVIVHELGHFIAAKRAGVRVDEFGLGFPPKMVTLFKQGETAFTLNWIPFGGFVKIFGENYDSESNFTLQQKKKFTEVSKVWQVVILVAGVTFNMILAWLLFSGSFMIGMPYSVENELGARVSEPRLTIVSVMSDSPAFRAGLKTGDIVTNFGYKDESRNVILQKIDPDTLSSFISQSGEPIELHIKRGGFDSIIELTPTENVASRRFVIGISMDMVGILKLPPHTALWEGAKITLVMFKETVKGLGSLLFDAVRGRADLSQVTGPVGIVGIVGDASILGFVYILTLTAFISINLAIINLVPIPSLDGGRVLFVIIEAIKGSPISTRVFNAANSISFVLLILAMILITIRDVGNLF
- the pyrF gene encoding orotidine-5'-phosphate decarboxylase — protein: MKTLTPAKRLIVAADFKPEPGQFRIEDWVRCQVIALAVKLKGTGVCLKVNSALRICGYDLIRQINNCGLDVFADLKFKDISETLTIDGMFLGPYQPKFVTVCCDAGLNAMRAFKAAIPSGVEVLGVTALTTFDDDESYAIYGCPVEEAVDRLAKRAIEAGLDGFIASGKEAPSLRAVIGNVMTINTPAIRPLFAKVVGDDQNKKRSMTPAEAIEAGADRIIVGRPITQANNPLEAAWDTISEIATTTAT
- the lexA gene encoding transcriptional repressor LexA — protein: MPFLENKNKIINFYRKHKRMPGYKEMLSLFQFKSKNAVYKLINKLVEEGVVEKDSNGRILPRRLVGEVPLLGLVEAGMPSVAEEQALDTISISEMLVKNPDSTYLLEVKGDSMIEEGIHEGDFVVAERKDDAKDGDIVIAEVDGGWTMKFLRKKGSQIYLEPANKKYKPIYPEYDLKIAAIVKGVIRKY